A window of Cohnella herbarum contains these coding sequences:
- a CDS encoding GDP-L-fucose synthase family protein produces MDHNSTIYVAGHRGMVGSAIWRKLKSNGYSNLVSRSSNELDLRNTVAVNDFFASQSIDYVFLAAAKVGGIVANRDYPAEFIRDNLLIQTNVIDAAYKAGAKKLMFLGSSCIYPKYAPQPLKEEYLLSGLLEATNEPYAVAKIAGIIMCQSYNRQYGTNFISVMPTNLYGPYDNFNPRTSHVLPALIRKMHDAHADGKQHVEIWGTGKPYREFLHVDDLADACLHLMKHYDDAEIINIGVGEDLTIMELANLVKEVVGYKGELIFNGDMPDGTPRKRLDIGKLSRLEWHARIPLKLGIESTYRWYVESQQNLALAGEI; encoded by the coding sequence ATGGATCATAATTCTACGATTTACGTTGCAGGCCATAGAGGGATGGTAGGTTCGGCGATCTGGAGAAAGTTGAAATCCAATGGATACTCCAACCTCGTGAGCCGTAGTAGCAACGAACTGGATTTAAGGAATACCGTTGCCGTTAACGACTTTTTTGCTTCCCAATCCATCGATTACGTGTTTCTGGCTGCGGCGAAGGTAGGCGGTATCGTTGCAAATCGCGATTATCCTGCAGAGTTTATCCGGGATAATCTTCTCATACAAACGAACGTTATCGACGCTGCATACAAAGCCGGGGCGAAAAAATTGATGTTCCTCGGAAGCAGCTGCATCTATCCCAAATACGCTCCTCAGCCACTTAAAGAGGAGTATCTATTGAGCGGCCTTTTGGAAGCGACGAATGAACCGTATGCCGTTGCGAAGATCGCGGGTATTATCATGTGCCAGTCTTACAACCGTCAATACGGAACGAATTTCATTTCCGTTATGCCAACGAATCTCTACGGGCCTTACGATAATTTCAACCCTAGAACTTCTCACGTATTACCCGCTCTGATCAGAAAAATGCACGATGCCCATGCAGACGGCAAGCAGCACGTGGAAATCTGGGGGACGGGAAAGCCTTACCGGGAGTTTCTTCACGTGGACGATTTAGCTGACGCATGCTTGCACCTCATGAAGCATTACGATGACGCTGAAATCATAAACATTGGCGTGGGCGAAGATCTGACCATCATGGAGCTGGCGAATCTCGTGAAAGAAGTAGTTGGATATAAAGGCGAACTGATATTCAATGGCGATATGCCGGATGGAACGCCAAGAAAAAGGTTGGATATCGGCAAGTTATCAAGACTAGAGTGGCATGCTCGAATACCTCTTAAGTTAGGGATTGAGTCAACGTATCGATGGTATGTAGAAAGCCAACAAAATTTAGCGCTGGCCGGCGAAATTTAG
- the galU gene encoding UTP--glucose-1-phosphate uridylyltransferase GalU, with protein MKELKRVKKAIIPAAGLGTRFLPATKAMPKEMLPIVDKPTIQYIVEEAVQSGIEEIIIVTGKGKRAIEDHFDSHFELEHTLFEKNKLKLLEEVLRSSNLVDIHYIRQREPLGLGHAVWCARKFIGDEPFAVLLGDDIVEAEVPCLKQLMTQFEHTQKSIIGVQPVPMEETHRYGIVVPYETNGRLTDIAQLIEKPPFGTVSSNLAVLGRYILTPDIFNILEKQQAGAGGEIQLTDAIQQLNEINRVYAYHFEGKRFDVGDKLGFIITTLDFALRNEELKFPLINVLEDIVSNLKLQKI; from the coding sequence TTGAAGGAATTAAAGAGGGTAAAGAAAGCCATTATTCCGGCAGCTGGGCTAGGAACACGGTTTTTACCGGCAACGAAAGCAATGCCGAAGGAAATGTTACCGATCGTGGATAAGCCAACGATTCAATATATCGTCGAGGAGGCAGTGCAATCGGGTATCGAGGAGATCATCATCGTTACGGGCAAGGGCAAAAGAGCGATAGAAGATCACTTCGACAGTCATTTTGAGCTTGAGCATACGCTGTTCGAGAAGAACAAGCTGAAGTTGCTGGAAGAGGTATTAAGATCCTCGAATTTAGTAGATATCCATTATATTCGTCAGCGGGAGCCGCTAGGTTTGGGGCACGCAGTATGGTGCGCTCGCAAGTTTATCGGGGACGAACCGTTCGCCGTTTTGCTTGGGGACGATATCGTAGAAGCGGAAGTTCCTTGCTTGAAGCAGCTTATGACTCAATTTGAGCATACGCAGAAATCCATTATCGGCGTCCAACCGGTGCCGATGGAAGAAACTCATCGATATGGAATCGTTGTTCCTTATGAAACCAACGGAAGACTGACGGATATTGCCCAGTTAATAGAAAAGCCTCCCTTTGGAACGGTATCTTCCAACCTAGCGGTACTAGGAAGATATATTCTTACACCTGACATCTTTAATATTTTGGAGAAGCAGCAGGCCGGTGCAGGCGGGGAAATTCAGTTGACCGACGCCATCCAGCAGTTAAACGAGATCAATCGGGTATACGCCTACCATTTCGAAGGGAAACGTTTCGACGTTGGGGATAAGCTCGGTTTTATTATCACGACCTTGGATTTCGCCCTGCGGAACGAAGAATTGAAATTTCCCTTGATCAACGTTCTAGAAGACATCGTAAGTAACCTCAAATTGCAGAAAATATAA
- the gmd gene encoding GDP-mannose 4,6-dehydratase, which yields MKRALITGITGQDGSYLAEFLLGKGYRVYGLRRRTSTPNYTNIEHILDKIEVIDGDLSDLSSVIRALQMADPDEVYNLGAQSYVETSWLQPLLTSELTAVGVTNMLEAVRLIKPSARFYQASSSEMFGKVLETPQKETTPFYPRSPYGVAKVYGHWMTVNYRESFNLFACSGILFNHESPRRGFEFVTRKVTNAVARIKLGMQSELRMGNLDARRDWGFAGDYVQAMWLMLQQEKANDYVIATGETHSVRELLEVAFSYVGLDYRDYVVNDEKFHRPAEVDLLLGNPEKAVKQLGWERKVGFMQLIQMMVDSDIRLNQAITVSDPKQQGYDFHNPLVAASWSEVV from the coding sequence ATGAAGAGAGCTCTAATTACCGGAATCACCGGACAGGATGGTTCCTATCTAGCCGAGTTTTTACTGGGCAAGGGGTATCGCGTATATGGTTTAAGGAGAAGAACGAGCACGCCAAACTACACGAATATCGAGCACATTCTGGACAAAATCGAGGTTATCGACGGTGACTTATCCGATTTAAGTTCGGTAATCCGCGCTCTGCAAATGGCCGATCCTGACGAAGTGTATAATCTGGGCGCACAATCTTACGTGGAGACTTCTTGGCTACAGCCTCTGCTGACCAGCGAGCTAACCGCGGTCGGAGTAACGAACATGTTGGAAGCAGTTCGCCTGATCAAACCTTCGGCTCGCTTCTACCAAGCTTCGAGCAGTGAAATGTTCGGCAAGGTTTTGGAAACTCCCCAGAAGGAAACGACGCCATTTTATCCTAGGAGCCCCTACGGGGTCGCTAAAGTTTACGGACATTGGATGACCGTTAATTATCGCGAAAGTTTTAATCTGTTCGCTTGTTCCGGGATCCTGTTTAATCATGAATCGCCGCGGAGAGGATTTGAATTCGTTACCCGCAAGGTAACGAATGCCGTAGCCCGGATTAAATTGGGTATGCAATCCGAGCTGCGGATGGGGAACCTCGATGCCAGGAGGGATTGGGGATTCGCGGGAGATTACGTGCAGGCCATGTGGCTTATGCTTCAGCAGGAAAAGGCCAACGATTACGTCATTGCGACCGGAGAGACGCATTCCGTCAGAGAACTGCTAGAGGTCGCTTTTTCCTACGTCGGATTGGATTACAGGGATTATGTCGTGAACGACGAGAAATTCCATAGGCCGGCCGAAGTCGATTTGCTTCTTGGCAATCCGGAGAAGGCGGTCAAACAGCTGGGGTGGGAACGCAAAGTAGGGTTCATGCAGCTTATCCAGATGATGGTAGACTCTGATATTCGCCTTAATCAAGCTATAACGGTAAGCGATCCGAAGCAACAAGGATATGACTTCCATAATCCCTTGGTCGCGGCGAGCTGGAGCGAAGTTGTATGA
- a CDS encoding ABC transporter ATP-binding protein — protein MSLAPVVRLQNVTKVIGKRTIIDRVSFEVQPGEVFGFLGPNGSGKTTTIRMIVGLMGMTAGDIHIGEHSVRTDFSNAIVQVGAIVENPEMYKFLTGYQNLLHYARMNPSITKERIQEAIELVGLQGRIHDKVKKYSLGMRQRLGVAQAIMHRPKLLVLDEPTNGLDPAGIRELRDYLRRLAQDEGTAVLVSSHLLSEMELMCDRVAILQKGQIIDVRSIRGQDENGKALLEEVLFDVDHPDAALGILEGQGAARIADGLLLLTSDRAGIAAINRRLVEAGINIYGIRVKTKSLEDQFLEMTGSETIG, from the coding sequence ATGTCACTAGCTCCCGTCGTTCGCTTGCAGAACGTGACAAAAGTCATCGGCAAGAGAACGATAATCGACCGGGTATCTTTCGAGGTACAACCGGGCGAAGTGTTTGGATTTCTAGGTCCGAACGGATCAGGCAAGACGACGACGATCCGAATGATCGTCGGGCTAATGGGAATGACCGCCGGCGATATTCATATCGGGGAACATAGCGTCCGGACGGACTTCTCCAACGCTATCGTTCAGGTCGGCGCCATCGTGGAAAATCCGGAGATGTACAAATTTCTAACCGGATATCAGAATTTGCTTCATTACGCCAGGATGAACCCATCCATTACAAAGGAAAGAATACAAGAGGCCATTGAACTCGTGGGCCTTCAAGGGCGCATTCACGACAAAGTCAAGAAATACTCCTTGGGTATGAGACAACGGCTGGGCGTCGCGCAAGCGATTATGCACAGACCGAAGCTTCTCGTTCTGGACGAGCCGACGAACGGCTTGGACCCGGCGGGAATACGCGAGCTAAGGGATTACTTGCGGCGTTTAGCGCAAGACGAAGGCACTGCCGTTCTCGTCTCCTCGCATTTACTGTCCGAGATGGAATTAATGTGCGATCGGGTAGCGATTCTACAGAAGGGCCAGATCATCGACGTCCGTTCTATCCGAGGGCAGGATGAGAATGGTAAGGCTTTATTGGAAGAAGTGCTGTTCGACGTTGACCATCCGGATGCTGCCTTAGGCATCCTTGAAGGGCAAGGCGCGGCACGTATCGCGGATGGCCTGCTCCTCTTAACGTCCGATCGAGCGGGAATTGCCGCGATCAATCGCAGATTAGTGGAAGCGGGAATCAATATCTATGGAATTCGTGTGAAGACGAAATCGTTGGAAGACCAATTCCTCGAGATGACGGGGAGTGAGACGATTGGCTAA
- a CDS encoding glycosyltransferase family 4 protein encodes MMKVLFITNIPSPYRVEFFNELGKYCSLTVWFEAENESNRSWNVEKSKMNFSYEFLKGITIGLDKHVNWSIIKALRASRFDIYVLGCYSSPTEMAAIQWLRSHRIPFLLNSDGGFIARERDWKHRIKKYFISSATGWLSSGQQCTKYLTHYGADPAFVYEYPFASLSYSEKERSPMRPERLESFKRQERLKSKVILSIGQFISRKGFAELLKASPQLDDGQTSLVIVGGGPLKDEYKKIIKDMELDHVVLKDFMSREQLIEFYRAADLFVLPTHQDVWGLVINEAISFGLPVVTTTGAGAAYDLVDDGRNGFVVDVRNMNEFVRKCQYLLDNDAARAEFGAVSQSISCRYTIKQMASRHMERFASFLEEPTVSGDAARIG; translated from the coding sequence ATGATGAAGGTTTTGTTCATTACGAACATACCCTCCCCTTATCGGGTAGAATTCTTCAATGAGTTAGGAAAATATTGTAGTCTGACGGTGTGGTTCGAAGCGGAAAACGAATCCAATCGCAGTTGGAACGTGGAGAAGAGCAAGATGAACTTTTCCTACGAATTCCTTAAAGGGATCACGATCGGTCTAGATAAGCATGTGAACTGGTCGATCATCAAGGCGCTGAGAGCAAGCAGATTCGATATCTACGTACTCGGGTGCTACAGTTCCCCGACGGAAATGGCGGCGATTCAGTGGCTTAGATCCCATCGGATTCCATTCTTGCTGAACTCGGATGGAGGATTCATAGCACGGGAAAGAGATTGGAAACATAGAATCAAGAAGTATTTCATCTCTTCCGCAACTGGTTGGCTGTCCTCCGGTCAACAGTGCACGAAATATTTAACGCATTACGGGGCCGATCCCGCTTTCGTGTACGAATACCCGTTTGCCTCCTTATCCTACAGCGAGAAGGAGCGAAGCCCAATGCGGCCCGAGAGACTAGAGTCTTTCAAACGGCAAGAACGTTTAAAGTCAAAGGTGATCCTATCCATCGGCCAATTTATTTCGCGCAAAGGCTTCGCGGAACTTCTGAAAGCCTCTCCCCAACTGGACGACGGGCAAACCTCATTGGTGATCGTCGGAGGCGGCCCCTTAAAAGACGAGTACAAGAAAATCATTAAGGACATGGAACTCGACCATGTCGTTCTTAAAGACTTTATGAGCAGAGAGCAACTTATCGAGTTTTACCGTGCCGCGGATTTATTCGTCTTGCCCACGCATCAGGACGTATGGGGCCTTGTTATCAATGAAGCGATTTCGTTCGGATTGCCGGTCGTAACGACGACCGGAGCAGGGGCGGCATACGACCTGGTAGACGATGGCCGTAACGGTTTCGTCGTCGATGTCAGGAACATGAACGAGTTTGTGAGGAAGTGTCAATATCTATTGGACAACGATGCGGCCAGAGCGGAATTCGGCGCGGTAAGTCAGAGTATTTCCTGTCGCTATACTATTAAACAGATGGCTTCCAGACACATGGAACGGTTCGCCTCATTTCTGGAAGAACCAACTGTAAGCGGGGATGCTGCAAGAATTGGATGA
- a CDS encoding CpsD/CapB family tyrosine-protein kinase, which translates to MPDNNRKIITFENPYSPVTEAYKTLRTNIHWSSIDRPVQTILVTSTEKKTGKSLTVVNMAVSFAQLGKKVVIVDCDLRKPTQHEYFMKSNRNGLSHLLAGHYQLEQCLLDTHVDNLTLLPSGTVPPNPAELLDSDRMAKLLEELKASYEIIILDSPPALIVTDAHILASKCDGVVFVVRSGKTKRELAQKALAYLTYANARILGVVLNDQKGMRREYRFGYGK; encoded by the coding sequence ATGCCGGACAATAATCGCAAAATCATTACATTTGAGAATCCTTATTCTCCCGTCACCGAAGCATATAAAACTTTGAGAACCAACATTCATTGGTCATCGATCGATCGCCCGGTACAAACCATACTTGTAACCTCGACAGAGAAGAAAACCGGGAAATCATTAACCGTCGTTAATATGGCCGTATCATTCGCGCAGTTGGGCAAGAAAGTCGTAATCGTGGATTGCGATTTGCGCAAGCCTACCCAGCATGAGTACTTTATGAAATCGAACCGCAACGGGCTATCGCATTTGCTCGCTGGCCATTATCAGTTGGAACAATGTTTGCTCGATACCCACGTCGATAATCTGACCTTGCTGCCTTCGGGCACTGTCCCCCCCAATCCGGCGGAATTGCTTGATTCGGATAGAATGGCAAAGCTGTTGGAGGAATTGAAAGCAAGCTATGAAATCATTATTCTCGATTCCCCGCCGGCCTTGATCGTTACCGATGCACACATACTCGCATCCAAATGCGACGGAGTCGTGTTCGTGGTTCGGTCGGGAAAGACGAAAAGAGAATTGGCGCAGAAAGCATTGGCTTATCTCACGTACGCGAATGCAAGGATACTAGGGGTTGTCTTGAACGATCAGAAAGGTATGAGAAGAGAATACCGATTCGGATACGGAAAATAA
- a CDS encoding YveK family protein, which yields MESEIKIYFRILLKRLWFICVMAILFCGLAGAYDYLYSEPVYEANSKVIVNSSRQSDDSKLDINEMNSDLMIIDTYKEIIATPAIMGKVVANHSELGLNTYQLISQVKVTSSSKSQIMSISIQQSSPEKAALIVNSIAEVFKEEIPKIMSVDNVTILSQADAFNSSQPISPSLTTKLAIAFILSLIVSVGMILLWEYFDDSIKTEKEVMAILDKPVLSTIARIKKSDLKKSAHRSQKSSVNDAVQISLNR from the coding sequence ATGGAGTCCGAGATTAAGATCTACTTCAGGATATTGCTGAAAAGGCTGTGGTTCATCTGCGTGATGGCTATCTTATTTTGCGGATTGGCGGGGGCCTATGATTATTTATATTCCGAACCCGTTTATGAAGCAAACAGCAAGGTGATTGTAAACTCCTCACGCCAATCCGATGATTCTAAACTCGACATAAACGAAATGAACTCTGATCTTATGATCATTGATACTTATAAAGAAATTATCGCGACTCCGGCGATCATGGGCAAGGTCGTTGCTAACCATTCAGAGCTGGGTCTCAATACTTATCAGCTCATTTCGCAAGTGAAAGTAACCTCTTCAAGTAAATCGCAAATCATGAGTATTTCCATCCAACAATCTTCGCCTGAGAAGGCTGCGCTCATCGTGAATTCAATTGCAGAGGTATTCAAGGAAGAGATCCCCAAAATCATGAGCGTGGATAACGTGACCATTCTAAGCCAAGCTGATGCCTTTAATAGCTCCCAACCTATCTCTCCAAGCTTGACGACCAAGCTTGCCATTGCTTTTATTCTTTCCTTGATCGTATCCGTTGGAATGATATTGTTGTGGGAGTATTTCGACGATTCGATTAAGACTGAGAAAGAAGTGATGGCGATCTTGGATAAGCCGGTGCTGAGCACGATCGCAAGAATCAAGAAATCGGACTTAAAGAAAAGCGCCCACAGATCCCAAAAGAGCAGTGTCAATGATGCGGTACAAATTAGCTTAAATAGATAG
- a CDS encoding LCP family glycopolymer transferase: MKRALWIRIAIYSLLSLLVIALLSGGYLWYSMQHTMDAMYEPLPSVKWVKPEFESEKPPQKAEALERNSVIPADTTPLVEEAKPDNKQGSADGLDEETAEKLRRPNLRNEDPFSMLLLGVDERAGDRGRSDTMILLAIQPKTGSAIAISIPRDTRALMPNSGKYDKINHSYAFGGTSLAVEAVERLFGVPIAFYMKTNMEGLVNIVDTVGGVDVDNPRAFDYEGNSFPLGAQHLDGAEALAYSRMRKQDPQGDFGRTQRQRQVLSDAVDRVVSVNSITKLPRVLSHLSEYVRTNLTSQNMIDLALKYRPSITNVETISVQGRGTMINGIYYYTVTPEERQKIQATMLNLLISP; the protein is encoded by the coding sequence TTGAAACGGGCGTTGTGGATCAGAATAGCTATCTATTCCTTATTGTCGTTACTTGTTATCGCCTTACTGAGTGGTGGTTACCTATGGTATTCCATGCAGCATACGATGGACGCGATGTATGAACCTCTTCCTTCCGTCAAATGGGTGAAACCTGAATTCGAATCGGAGAAGCCTCCGCAAAAAGCAGAAGCTCTTGAGCGAAACTCCGTAATTCCTGCCGATACGACGCCGCTGGTCGAGGAAGCGAAGCCGGATAACAAACAGGGTTCGGCGGATGGATTAGATGAAGAGACGGCAGAGAAGCTTCGACGCCCGAACTTGAGGAATGAAGATCCCTTCAGCATGTTGTTGCTCGGAGTGGATGAGAGGGCGGGAGATCGCGGTCGGAGCGATACGATGATCTTGCTCGCCATTCAACCTAAGACAGGTTCCGCGATCGCCATTTCCATTCCGCGGGATACGAGGGCTCTTATGCCCAACTCGGGCAAGTACGACAAAATCAATCATTCGTACGCTTTCGGCGGCACCTCGCTGGCGGTCGAGGCGGTCGAACGGTTGTTCGGAGTGCCGATCGCTTTCTATATGAAAACGAACATGGAAGGTCTCGTCAACATCGTAGACACGGTAGGCGGCGTGGATGTGGACAATCCAAGAGCTTTCGATTACGAGGGTAATTCTTTTCCGCTGGGGGCTCAACATTTAGACGGAGCGGAAGCGTTGGCTTATAGCCGTATGCGCAAGCAGGATCCTCAAGGGGATTTCGGCCGAACGCAACGGCAGAGACAAGTGTTGTCCGATGCGGTAGACCGGGTAGTTAGCGTAAATTCGATCACCAAACTTCCGCGCGTGTTATCCCATCTATCCGAATATGTTCGAACGAATCTGACTTCGCAAAATATGATCGATCTTGCTTTGAAGTATCGCCCTTCGATTACGAACGTGGAAACGATCTCCGTTCAGGGCAGAGGCACGATGATTAACGGGATCTATTATTATACCGTTACGCCCGAAGAGAGGCAAAAAATTCAAGCGACAATGCTCAATCTCCTTATCTCGCCTTAA
- a CDS encoding sugar transferase: protein MVPREAELEIDSKSYYRYPNSSTPSIRIRQEIVKRSLDFVLATLGMFLLLPVFLAVAIAIKLEDPKGNVFFQQKRVGKNGKHFQMYKFRSMVSNADHILNQLLHLNEVNGAMFKMKEDPRVTRVGRFIRRTSLDELPQFLNVLKGEMSIVGPRPPLPREVERYSGYDKQRLQVTPGCTGLWQVSGRNSLDFNAMVELDLEYIRKRSIWLDIKLIFRTIKVLLGAKDAY from the coding sequence ATGGTTCCCAGAGAAGCCGAATTAGAGATCGATTCGAAATCTTATTATCGATATCCCAATAGTTCAACTCCTAGCATTCGAATACGCCAAGAAATCGTTAAACGTTCGTTGGATTTCGTTTTGGCGACGCTCGGAATGTTCCTGCTGTTACCGGTATTTTTGGCAGTGGCCATAGCTATTAAATTGGAAGACCCTAAAGGAAATGTTTTTTTTCAGCAGAAAAGAGTGGGCAAAAACGGGAAACATTTTCAAATGTACAAATTTCGTTCTATGGTCAGCAATGCGGATCACATACTTAATCAACTCCTGCATCTCAACGAAGTTAACGGAGCGATGTTCAAGATGAAGGAAGATCCGAGGGTGACGCGGGTTGGTCGGTTTATCCGACGAACGAGTTTGGATGAACTTCCGCAATTTCTCAATGTTCTAAAGGGCGAGATGAGCATCGTTGGACCTCGTCCGCCGTTGCCGCGAGAAGTGGAGAGGTACTCCGGCTACGATAAGCAACGTCTTCAGGTGACGCCGGGCTGTACTGGATTGTGGCAAGTAAGCGGCCGTAACTCGCTTGATTTCAACGCAATGGTGGAACTGGATCTTGAATACATCAGGAAGAGATCGATTTGGCTCGATATCAAGCTGATCTTCAGAACGATAAAGGTACTGCTTGGAGCCAAAGATGCTTATTGA
- a CDS encoding ABC transporter permease — translation MRRLANFYKLIQNENMKIYYRMRTWIMLGFIVLIPPLVSILVLLSGGDDLSNWSMMMTESYILFVLITIFTVVIAADSVAGEFTWGTIKLLLIRPWSRSTILLSKYVSTLLFALAFVVVAFIVTLFVNMIVFSYAGNTSELSSGMGSSLSDWEYVLMFYLFQFITLIIIVTFGFTMSSAFRSGGLAIGLSVAFLFAGNLITGLFAMADKAWVKYVLFMHLDLTSYIDGGSGPIPNHPTTLGFSLAVLAAYFILFNVVSWTVFRKRDISA, via the coding sequence GTGAGACGATTGGCTAATTTCTATAAGCTTATCCAGAACGAGAATATGAAGATTTATTATCGGATGCGAACATGGATTATGCTCGGGTTTATCGTGTTGATCCCTCCGCTCGTATCTATCCTGGTTCTACTCTCCGGAGGAGACGATCTATCCAACTGGTCGATGATGATGACGGAATCTTACATCCTGTTCGTCCTCATTACGATCTTCACCGTAGTCATAGCGGCCGACAGCGTTGCAGGAGAGTTTACTTGGGGGACGATCAAATTGCTATTGATTCGCCCTTGGAGCCGCTCTACGATCTTGTTGTCGAAGTACGTCTCTACGCTGTTATTCGCGTTGGCGTTCGTAGTCGTCGCGTTTATCGTTACGTTATTCGTGAATATGATCGTGTTCAGCTATGCTGGAAATACAAGCGAATTATCGTCGGGTATGGGTTCCTCCTTGTCCGACTGGGAATACGTTCTGATGTTTTATCTGTTTCAATTCATTACGCTGATTATTATCGTTACGTTCGGATTCACGATGTCTTCGGCATTCCGCAGCGGCGGATTGGCCATCGGTTTATCGGTCGCCTTCCTCTTCGCGGGTAATCTGATTACCGGCTTGTTCGCTATGGCGGATAAAGCGTGGGTGAAGTATGTGTTGTTCATGCATCTCGATCTCACCTCCTATATCGACGGAGGTTCCGGACCGATTCCGAACCATCCGACGACGCTGGGGTTCTCTCTCGCCGTTCTTGCGGCGTACTTTATCTTGTTTAACGTGGTGTCCTGGACGGTGTTCCGTAAGCGGGATATTTCGGCTTAA